In Pyxicephalus adspersus chromosome 12, UCB_Pads_2.0, whole genome shotgun sequence, a genomic segment contains:
- the RPRD2 gene encoding regulation of nuclear pre-mRNA domain-containing protein 2, giving the protein MAAGSSSKASAGAMEATLDRKLQSVTNTMESIQSLSTWCIENKKQHATIVHHWMKWLRRSGFAHRLNLFYLANDIIQNCKRRNAIVYRDSFADVLPEAASLVRDPSVAKNVERVFKIWEERGVYPEETITAFKSGLSGGWHKRERERSKSSRPKPEKPPDGKRSGSVAPVANPKAALKSKIVAEFRPQSLIDDLLTYKRAAEHTEFKEKQLSNMRVDVCSTETLKRLKDKAGGKKFSKDFEEASSKLEEFVNLLDKQVKNSPSLTEALENATVFYEAQYREVKIVVNAYKTFANRVNNLKKKLDQLKATLPDPEESPVPSPTVDAPSPTGSESPFQGMGAESPLSPETGPVLSDSPEPPKDNRMVEDMELSDVDADEDMPEIIVEERKDHTPPSTSSIKDLEVTSASVHDTDVASPVSASVSAPAPTTVSAPTHVTTSPMNHSTSSVTTTPSKSVTTPVLPPSAPLALPNLANVDLGKISSILSSLTSAMKTTGVSPAAKPSPGTPTTPTTNLAGAGKPPVQTTPNPLANILSKVEITPESILSVLSKTQVSSTPNLQGLSSLIQSVAGSTSLSSGSATLSTSTATVNTALQAVKDRVTPTVTPPFVSKNFGYSSADLTADTSLAAASKPSAPHSSSVTQAASNIGFSSQTPVSAEKTINQPPERPPKREETEPSSLELKIHNFLKGNPGFSGLDLNIPILSGLGSNSVPETSSEFNSGPTNTSLDNTDGTPVRDERSGTPTQDEIMDKPAASNVDSVSLLSKIISSGSSTPSSSRSPLLNKDNEYQKLPAMPSYRSFGLGGSSPNAYRQSSDIMDKPSMVDSSLDKFYPDTSFREDEDYRKFDFSGPSPSAIGNLEKMQSKSNMHLNSMDYPPVTQSYGQVPEYGRQPFPQSVQPPFISGEKSGQLSSPPDRYGGYSIRGNNLESASSSSPSKDDSLYPSDANHNISMLHHNMPQKYTDSRHSNFNPKNNPPSVRAPITSSEQSGPNVAGSTTMEFKNMLKNASRRPSEENKFGQSSLDENICMSGHGHAGRSSEDQSEEQYRIETRVSSSSLDLADSTEEKGAPIETLGYHNVGNIRMSGEPIKTVESMRVGMKAGRGHGMDGGRADWFDMGNTKSSFSDGTANTEEQPSGSGSVGFKTSYDERLTRFPDSVGDFRANNIQPFDHRLPPPSIAPSLDRIGQFQMDQTGPPPGPPPILPPDPGSLFGRDVPVAPQMPPMEPPQTLPHVAHPPPTDHVHNPFPIHHSEHGGMPFSPPPRLDMRNLFSQDHGAVHQGMMQDSYSMHSSSSRDQGPMSHEYSNQHNQSHSRLNEPMNSMASLPRDHLESFPGSHQPIGPHHRDFMNTGGLGPQRPHFRPREPYQNLKRPRPPFGRGQQFFSPKRPYYPPRY; this is encoded by the exons CTGGCTTTGCACACAGACTGAACCTGTTTTACTTGGCTAATGATATTATTCAGAACTGTAAAAGGAGGAATGCAATTGTTTATCGTGATTCATTTGCTGATGTGCTTCCAGAAGCTGCATCTCTAGTAAG GGACCCATCAGTGGCAAAAAATGTTGAAAGAGTCTTTAAAATTTGGGAAGAAAGAGGTGTATATCCTGAGGAAACTATTACAGCATTTAAGTCGGGCCTaa GTGGAGGCTGGCATAAAcgagagagagaaagaagtaAAAGTTCACGGCCAAAACCTGAGAAACCGCCTGATGGTAAAAGATCAGGCTCTGttg CCCCAGTGGCAAATCCTAAAGCTGCACTGAAGTCCAAAATTGTGGCTGAATTTAgg CCCCAAAGTCTGATTGATGACTTGTTAACATACAAACGTGCAGCTGAACACACTGAATTTAAGGAAAAGCAACTCTCAAACATGAGGGTTGATGTGTGCAGTACAGAGACTTTAAAACGACTAAAAG aTAAAGCGGGAGGTAAAAAGTTCTCAAAAGACTTTGAGGAGGCAAGTTCGAAACTTGAAGAATTTGTAAATCTCCTTGACAAGCAGGTGAAAAATAGTCCATCCTTAACAGAAGCTCTGGAAAATGCAACAGTATTCTATGAAGCTCAGTACCGGGAAGTCAAAATTGTGGTGAAT gcctataaaacatttgctaatcgAGTAAATAATCTGAAGAAGAAGCTTGACCAGCTAAAAGCCACTCTTCCTGATCCAGAGGAATCTCCAGTGCCATCTCCTACTGTTGATGCGCCTTCTCCAACTGGCTCAGAGTCCCCTTTCCAGGGCATGGGGGCTGAAAGTCCCTTGTCTCCAGAAACTGGACCTGTGTTGTCTGACTCTCCAGAGCCTCCCAAAGACAATCGCATGGTGGAAGATATGGAGCTATCTGATGTGGATGCAGATGAAGATATGCCCGAGATCATTG TTGAGGAAAGGAAGGACCACACACCACCTTCTACGTCATCTATCAAGGACTTGGAAGTTACCTCCGCTTCTGTACATGACACTGATGTTGCATCTCCTGTTTCAGCATCTGTCTCTGCTCCAGCACCCACCACAGTCAGCGCTCCTACACATGTTACAACTTCCCCTATGAATCATTCTACTTCCTCAGTAACTACCACTCCCTCTAAATCTGTTACCACTCCTGTATTGCCTCCATCAGCTCCCCTTGCATTGCCAAACTTGGCTAATGTAGACCTGGGGAAGATCAGCTCCATCCTAAGTAGCTTAACATCTGCTATGAAAACTACTG GAGTCAGTCCTGCGGCAAAGCCTTCCCCTGGTACTCCCACAACTCCTACTACAAACTTGGCTGGAGCAGGAAAGCCTCCAGTTCAGACCACACCCAACCCCTTGGCCAATATCCTCTCCAAAGTCGAGATTACTCCTGAAAGCATTCTTTCTGTTTTGTCTAAAACACAGGTTTCTTCAACACCAAATTTGCAAG gtttaTCATCTTTGATTCAAAGTGTTGCTGGAAGCACTTCTTTGTCGAGTGGATCCGCAACACTCAGTACGTCCACTGCAACAGTGAACACTGCTTTGCAAGCTGTGAAGGACAGAGTTACCCCCACTGTAACACCTCCCTTTGTGTCTAAAAATTTTGGGTATTCCTCAGCAGACCTGACTGCAGATACTTCCCTTGCAGCTGCAAGCAAACCGTCTGCCCCACACAGTTCTAGTGTCACCCAAGCAGCCAGTAATATTGGATTTTCATCACAAACACCTGTCTCTGCGGAAAAGACTATTAACCAGCCACCTGAAAGGCCTCCTAAACGTGAAGAGACAGAACCATCAAGTTTAGAACTGAagattcacaattttttaaaagggAATCCAGGATTTAGTGGTTTAGATCTAAACATCCCAATCCTAAGTGGGCTGGGTTCCAATTCTGTGCCTGAAACATCATCTGAGTTTAACAGTGGGCCCACAAATACTTCCCTAGATAACACAGATGGAACTCCTGTACGTGATGAAAGGAGTGGTACACCTACACAGGATGAGATTATGGACAAGCCCGCTGCAAGTAATGTTGATAGTGTTTCACTGTTATCAAAAATCATTAGTTCTGGTTCATCTACACCCAGCAGTTCAAGGTCTCCTCTTTTAAACAAAGACAATGAGTATCAAAAGCTACCTGCTATGCCATCATACAGATCTTTCGGTCTTGGTGGAAGTTCTCCAAATGCATACAGGCAGTCATCTGATATAATGGATAAACCTTCAATGGTGGATTCTTCTCTGGATAAATTTTATCCAGATACATCTTTTCGTGAAGACGAAGATTATCGCAAGTTTGATTTTTCTGGTCCTTCACCATCAGCCATTGGAAATCTTGAGAAAATGCAGTCAAAATCAAACATGCATTTAAACTCAATGGACTATCCACCTGTTACTCAGAGTTATGGTCAGGTCCCAGAGTATGGCAGGCAGCCCTTTCCTCAATCTGTACAGCCTCCCTTTATTTCAGGTGAGAAAAGTGGTCAGTTATCATCACCCCCTGATAGATATGGTGGGTATAGCATAAGAGGAAATAATCTAGAATCTGCTAGCTCTTCCTCACCTTCCAAAGATGACTCGTTGTATCCATCCGATGCTAACCATAATATTTCTATGTTACACCACAACATGCCGCAAAAGTATACAGATTCTAGACATTCAAACTTTAACCCAAAAAATAATCCTCCCTCTGTGAGAGCACCTATAACATCCTCTGAACAATCTGGTCCAAATGTTGCAGGTTCCACTACTATGGAGTTCAAAAATATGCTGAAGAATGCATCTCGGAGACCTTCTGAGGAGAATAAGTTTGGACAGTCAAGCTTGgatgaaaatatttgtatgtctGGCCATGGTCATGCAGGAAGGTCTTCTGAAGACCAGTCTGAAGAACAATATCGTATTGAAACTAGAGTTTCATCATCTTCTCTAGACTTGGCAGATAGTACGGAAGAAAAGGGCGCTCCTATTGAAACATTAGGCTATCACAATGTGGGCAACATTAGAATGTCAGGTGAGCCTATTAAAACTGTAGAATCCATGAGGGTTGGAATGAAGGCTGGTAGAGGACATGGGATGGATGGAGGTAGAGCTGATTGGTTTGACATGGGTAACACGAAGAGTTCTTTCAGTGATGGCACAGCAAATACTGAAGAACAGCCTTCTGGAAGTGGTAGCGTTGGCTTTAAAACTTCATATGATGAGCGCCTAACACGCTTTCCGGACTCTGTCGGTGATTTCAGAGCAAACAATATTCAGCCATTTGATCATCGATTACCACCACCATCCATTGCTCCTTCGTTGGATCGTATTGGGCAGTTTCAAATGGATCAGACTGGGCCACCTCCTGGGCCTCCACCTATTTTGCCACCTGACCCTGGAAGTCTGTTTGGTAGAGACGTCCCTGTTGCACCTCAAATGCCCCCTATGGAGCCACCTCAAACATTGCCTCATGTTGCTCATCCACCACCTACAGATCATGTGCACAATCCTTTTCCTATTCATCACTCAGAACACGGTGGCATGCCGTTTTCTCCACCTCCTCGTTTAGATATGCGTAACCTATTTTCTCAGGACCATGGTGCTGTTCACCAGGGAATGATGCAAGATTCTTACTCAATGCATTCAAGCTCATCAAGGGATCAAGGACCTATGTCACATGAGTACAGCAACCAACACAACCAGTCCCATAGTAGGTTGAATGAACCAATGAACTCTATGGCCTCTCTTCCTAGAGACCATCTTGAAAGTTTTCCTGGATCTCATCAACCTATTGGCCCACATCATAGGGACTTCATGAACACTGGTGGTCTTGGGCCACAACGACCTCACTTCAGACCCAGAGAACCTTACCAGAACCTAAAACGACCACGACCACCTTTTGGAAGGGGGCAGCAATTCTTTTCCCCAAAACGTCCTTACTACCCACCAAGATACTAA